Proteins from a single region of Lysinibacillus sp. JNUCC-52:
- a CDS encoding ABC transporter substrate-binding protein, translating to MILKTKKWGLTCASVLAFMLMGCGNIETNNASQDNSKSENKIDNVIEIRTLTDAIGNKVEVPTHPKRVIASYLEDHLVALGITPVAQWSVRDGASVQDYLQDTLKDVPTIPFDLPFEAVQSFTPDLIIMDSAAMVEGDKYAQYSKIAPTYVIGAEVNNNWRDELLRVGEVFEKKEKAQQVLDDYNAKVREAKQQIQQKVGNISVAAIWVVGGKFFIVSQNLSSGDVMYNDLGLAVPSVVQEISANATANWNEISLEKLVTLDADYLFIIDSGDDASVKALSEKLWRTIPAVQAGNVHTLPKDSSWLYTGAIANTKIVDDIVNALTK from the coding sequence ATGATTTTAAAAACGAAGAAATGGGGATTAACATGTGCTAGCGTCTTAGCTTTTATGCTAATGGGATGCGGAAATATCGAGACAAATAATGCTTCACAAGATAATTCAAAATCGGAGAACAAGATAGACAATGTTATTGAAATTCGAACATTAACAGATGCGATAGGCAATAAAGTAGAAGTTCCCACTCACCCTAAGCGGGTAATTGCTTCTTACTTAGAGGATCACCTTGTCGCACTTGGAATAACGCCAGTTGCGCAATGGAGTGTTCGAGATGGTGCAAGCGTACAAGATTACTTACAAGATACATTAAAAGATGTTCCAACAATACCATTTGATTTACCATTTGAAGCAGTGCAAAGCTTTACACCAGATTTAATTATTATGGACTCTGCCGCTATGGTGGAAGGAGATAAATATGCGCAATATAGCAAAATTGCACCAACTTATGTGATTGGAGCAGAAGTAAACAATAACTGGCGTGATGAACTGCTACGTGTTGGTGAAGTGTTTGAAAAAAAAGAGAAAGCACAACAAGTGTTAGATGACTATAATGCCAAGGTGAGAGAAGCAAAACAACAAATTCAGCAAAAGGTTGGTAATATTTCAGTCGCAGCCATCTGGGTTGTTGGCGGGAAGTTTTTCATCGTTTCACAAAATCTTTCGAGTGGAGATGTGATGTACAATGATCTTGGGTTAGCTGTGCCATCTGTTGTACAAGAAATCTCAGCAAACGCAACAGCCAATTGGAACGAAATATCACTTGAAAAGCTTGTTACATTAGATGCGGATTATCTGTTTATTATCGATAGCGGTGATGATGCAAGTGTCAAAGCATTAAGTGAAAAATTATGGAGAACGATTCCAGCCGTCCAAGCAGGTAATGTACATACTTTGCCAAAAGACTCAAGTTGGTTATACACTGGTGCAATTGCCAATACGAAAATCGTTGATGATATCGTCAATGCTTTAACAAAATAA
- a CDS encoding GNAT family N-acetyltransferase codes for MQLVVVEGVPYAWLHQLQTIHAQVFDGARLKLEKLEDKKELLCILAVEKDELVGFKLGYPHPDGVFYSWLGGVDEKMRGQGIASQLMRHQHEKVQALGFKKVRTYGRNERKAMLITNIKHGFDIISTFIDDKGRHKIVFEKLLN; via the coding sequence GTGCAACTAGTTGTGGTTGAGGGTGTACCATATGCTTGGCTACATCAGTTACAAACAATTCATGCACAAGTATTTGATGGTGCGCGCCTTAAGCTTGAAAAACTTGAAGACAAGAAAGAACTTCTATGTATATTAGCAGTGGAAAAAGATGAATTGGTAGGGTTTAAACTAGGTTATCCACACCCTGATGGTGTTTTTTATAGCTGGTTAGGGGGTGTCGATGAAAAGATGCGAGGTCAAGGAATTGCAAGTCAGTTGATGAGACACCAACATGAAAAAGTGCAAGCGCTTGGCTTTAAGAAAGTACGTACATACGGTAGAAACGAGCGGAAAGCAATGCTCATCACAAATATAAAACATGGTTTTGACATTATTTCCACCTTTATAGATGATAAAGGACGTCATAAAATAGTGTTTGAAAAATTATTGAATTAA
- a CDS encoding nucleoside 2-deoxyribosyltransferase — MKAYLANGLFSLGDRLVNERLASAIRQAIPEIELYVPQENDAINDKTAYADSLAIAEADLAMLQKSDVLVAVLDGVEIDSGVAAEIGAFAMLNRPIVGVFTDVRQQGRENMMKIEALIRNGIENQFVYRNLFVIGLIKRNGVITTSINDAVLAVQELQQ, encoded by the coding sequence ATGAAGGCATATTTAGCAAATGGATTATTTTCTCTAGGGGATCGTTTAGTCAATGAACGATTAGCGTCGGCAATTCGACAAGCGATACCAGAGATTGAATTATATGTACCGCAGGAGAATGATGCGATTAACGATAAGACAGCGTATGCGGATAGTTTAGCAATTGCAGAAGCTGATTTAGCAATGTTACAAAAGAGCGATGTATTAGTTGCTGTATTAGATGGTGTTGAAATTGACTCTGGTGTTGCAGCTGAAATAGGAGCGTTTGCTATGCTCAACCGTCCAATCGTAGGAGTATTTACAGACGTGCGTCAACAAGGGCGAGAAAATATGATGAAAATAGAAGCACTTATTCGTAATGGGATTGAAAATCAATTTGTCTACCGTAATTTATTTGTCATCGGTTTAATAAAACGTAACGGTGTCATTACTACCTCTATTAACGATGCCGTATTAGCGGTTCAGGAATTACAACAATAA
- a CDS encoding YbjQ family protein, with protein sequence MLLSTTDVVAGKVIKETLGLVKGNSVQSRNIGRDMIAGLRNIVGGEMKEYAEMLVRSREIATHAMEEEAKRLGADAIVAIRFSTSSVMDGTSEVLAYGTAVKLKISF encoded by the coding sequence ATGCTTTTATCAACAACAGATGTTGTTGCTGGAAAAGTGATTAAAGAAACATTAGGTTTAGTCAAGGGTAATTCTGTTCAATCAAGAAATATTGGTCGCGATATGATAGCGGGGCTCCGTAATATTGTTGGTGGCGAAATGAAAGAATATGCGGAAATGCTCGTTCGCTCAAGAGAAATTGCTACGCATGCTATGGAAGAAGAGGCTAAACGACTAGGTGCAGATGCGATAGTAGCCATTAGATTTTCGACATCATCCGTAATGGATGGCACTTCCGAGGTGTTAGCCTATGGTACTGCAGTAAAATTGAAAATATCATTTTAA
- a CDS encoding helix-turn-helix transcriptional regulator, translated as MVDSQQNKGYRVISMFDRLMDGQGISKKQEAFTHQVGEKTIQRDLDQIRAYIEKAKLDCHLEYVRTEKLYKLTKTGENVLSKEQVLAIVKILIESRALLKSEMSDIIDKLISIVAADKQEFIHNIILNEKHLYVDLNHKKSLLHLIWVISEAIQKKKIIKIDYLHEGESIPSQKILKPLGVIFSEYYFYLIAYDSKHEKDLPIVYRIDRIQHFLELDKKFQIPYSERFQEGEFRKRIQFMDAGELIHIKFLFIGRSPQAVLDRLPTAKIVSNKAGECLFEAEVFGRGIKMWLLSQGANIEVLEPLELREEMIETIQSMQQNYLYM; from the coding sequence ATGGTGGATTCACAACAAAATAAAGGCTATCGTGTCATTTCGATGTTTGACAGATTGATGGATGGCCAAGGGATAAGCAAAAAGCAAGAAGCATTTACACATCAAGTTGGTGAAAAAACCATTCAACGGGATTTAGATCAAATTAGAGCTTATATTGAAAAAGCTAAATTAGATTGTCATTTAGAATATGTGCGAACAGAAAAACTTTATAAGCTGACCAAAACAGGCGAAAATGTTTTATCGAAAGAACAAGTGCTGGCAATTGTTAAAATACTTATCGAATCACGAGCTCTTTTGAAATCGGAAATGAGCGACATTATCGATAAGCTAATATCAATTGTTGCGGCGGATAAACAAGAATTTATTCATAACATCATTTTAAATGAAAAGCATTTATACGTTGACTTAAATCATAAAAAATCCCTTTTACATTTAATTTGGGTAATTTCAGAAGCAATTCAGAAGAAAAAAATAATTAAAATTGATTATTTACATGAAGGTGAATCAATTCCTTCACAAAAAATATTAAAACCTCTCGGTGTTATTTTCTCAGAATACTATTTTTATTTAATTGCTTATGATAGCAAACATGAGAAGGATTTACCGATTGTCTATCGCATCGACCGTATCCAACATTTTCTGGAGTTAGATAAGAAATTTCAAATTCCTTATTCGGAACGCTTTCAGGAAGGTGAATTTCGCAAACGAATTCAATTTATGGATGCTGGAGAGCTGATACATATTAAATTTCTGTTTATAGGGCGCTCACCACAGGCGGTTTTAGATCGTTTGCCAACAGCTAAAATAGTATCAAACAAAGCTGGAGAATGCTTATTTGAAGCGGAAGTTTTTGGCCGTGGAATTAAAATGTGGCTGCTTAGTCAGGGCGCGAATATTGAAGTACTAGAGCCACTTGAGCTAAGAGAAGAAATGATTGAAACAATCCAATCTATGCAACAAAATTATCTTTACATGTAA
- a CDS encoding GNAT family N-acetyltransferase, translated as MFPNIETDRLQLREITYEDAADLFRCFSNHHVTQHYGIDTFTTIEQAEKLIDSFSKSFKEKRGIRWGIERKEAKGLIGTIGFNAWSPNHKRAEVGYELHPDYWRKGYTKEAINEILSYGFDEMKLNRIGAIVFVENVASNQLLTTMGFHNEGILKGYMYQDGKAHDTYVYAIFK; from the coding sequence ATGTTTCCGAATATAGAGACAGATAGATTACAATTAAGAGAAATAACGTATGAAGATGCAGCGGATCTTTTTCGCTGTTTTTCTAATCATCATGTTACACAACATTATGGAATAGATACATTTACAACAATAGAACAAGCTGAAAAACTAATCGATTCGTTTTCTAAAAGCTTCAAGGAAAAGAGGGGCATTCGATGGGGAATAGAAAGAAAAGAAGCGAAAGGTTTGATTGGAACAATTGGCTTTAATGCTTGGTCACCGAATCATAAGCGGGCAGAAGTTGGTTATGAATTGCATCCTGATTACTGGAGAAAGGGCTATACAAAAGAGGCGATTAACGAAATTTTGTCTTATGGATTTGACGAGATGAAGCTCAATAGGATTGGAGCAATCGTTTTTGTCGAAAATGTGGCATCAAACCAATTGTTAACGACAATGGGCTTTCACAATGAAGGGATTTTAAAAGGATATATGTATCAAGATGGAAAAGCACATGATACCTATGTTTACGCAATTTTTAAATAA
- a CDS encoding glucosamine 6-phosphate synthetase — protein MGKLSKRNILWIIPIGILGVFWYFYGPQKDVTDNEYITYVKNYSIENSNQTLEAAFVSACQNPYWLYFETQKGQDVVEFKGDCLINNKDAKVNVQFLVDPNMTTVKYGAMLVDSKMQEESVRDNYLLALTKN, from the coding sequence ATGGGGAAATTAAGTAAGCGTAATATTTTGTGGATTATACCAATCGGCATATTAGGGGTGTTTTGGTATTTTTACGGTCCTCAAAAAGATGTAACAGATAATGAATATATTACATATGTCAAAAACTATTCAATCGAAAATAGTAATCAAACTTTAGAAGCAGCTTTCGTATCCGCTTGCCAAAATCCTTATTGGCTCTATTTTGAAACACAAAAGGGACAAGATGTTGTGGAATTTAAAGGAGATTGTCTTATTAATAACAAGGATGCTAAAGTAAATGTTCAATTTTTAGTCGATCCCAATATGACGACTGTGAAGTACGGTGCCATGTTAGTCGATAGCAAAATGCAAGAAGAATCAGTTCGAGACAACTATCTATTAGCGTTAACAAAAAACTAA
- a CDS encoding DUF2935 domain-containing protein — MSNYVQHAVFEHSFWLEILKDHSNFIHDSLYPSETEDINKAASFMQQFSQLLAFAKSINSPDVSISFSVSIAETVEQFKQFKFSILRRQLSGDIGIHLAPTFVNHMVNELEEYQNVLSYLKKGEVPPIFHELHHHLLWLLDASGHAGTINDELDGVEKRLKEKSHMFTKHFEHFYLKAVELTGYLRSNVTSFPALTRFNRDVEIEMTLFKTFLRELEEMELGAEVLGTFTALMADHMWREEQYYLAKLAQSVKDE, encoded by the coding sequence TTGTCAAATTATGTGCAACATGCTGTATTTGAGCATAGTTTTTGGTTAGAAATATTGAAGGATCACAGTAATTTTATTCATGATTCTTTGTATCCTTCAGAAACTGAGGATATTAATAAAGCAGCTTCTTTTATGCAACAATTTTCTCAGCTACTTGCCTTTGCTAAATCCATCAATTCACCAGACGTATCAATATCTTTTTCAGTCAGTATTGCTGAGACCGTTGAGCAATTTAAACAGTTTAAATTTTCTATACTTAGACGACAGTTATCAGGCGATATTGGTATTCATCTAGCACCTACATTTGTAAATCATATGGTCAATGAATTAGAAGAATATCAAAATGTTCTTAGCTATCTAAAAAAAGGTGAAGTCCCTCCAATCTTTCATGAACTACATCATCACTTGCTCTGGCTTTTAGATGCATCAGGCCATGCTGGTACTATCAATGATGAGTTAGATGGGGTTGAAAAAAGGCTAAAAGAAAAGAGTCATATGTTCACCAAACATTTTGAACATTTTTATTTAAAGGCTGTGGAATTAACGGGCTATTTGCGTTCTAACGTAACTTCATTCCCAGCTTTAACACGTTTTAATAGAGATGTAGAAATAGAAATGACGTTATTTAAAACATTTTTACGGGAGTTAGAGGAAATGGAGCTAGGTGCTGAAGTATTAGGAACATTTACAGCATTAATGGCTGATCATATGTGGAGGGAAGAACAATATTATTTAGCAAAGTTAGCACAATCAGTGAAGGATGAATAA
- the topB gene encoding type IA DNA topoisomerase: MGKIAILAEKPSQARAYAEAFKIKHKEKTYIELEPCSTFPEGAVISWGIGHLVELKEPKEYKKEWEKWSLDSLPIILEKYEDKVVSNMYAQFNAIKKIFHDPQVTMIYNGCDAEREGSNIFYSIYKMTKVKKPVKRLWINSLEVDEIRKGFQNMQTNERDLLMYQEAKTRQISDWLVGMNCSRLYTLLLQKKGFNGSISIGRVQSPTVYLIYKRLQEIENFKPENFYEVEGLFKAQNGMYKGKAKIKSKAREEVEQLLMHHGIQPMDSGQITNVSNKTKRIQPPKLHALSTLQATANKRWKYSPAHVLKLTQSLYEKKLVSYPRTDSQLITHNEYDYLKDSLQKYQQLIQQSFAPVVRAQNKRYVDSSNVGEHYAIIPTKKIPTEKALQSMGVDERNIYFEILNTTLAMFHQDYEYDEKTILTNVKNLEFKSVGKTELVKGWKTLFSADKEPQNREEALPVVTQGEIVQSKVDIIEGTTTPPKPYTEGQLITMMKTCGKSVEDETEIEILNSVEGIGTEATRSGIIETIKKHGFIEVKKNIVSITPKGELLCRAIEGTLLSSPSMTAKWEIYLKKIGRGEGSAKHFIDNIGKFIHQLIGEVPNKINTLTIEAEQFVKPVAKDIVTCPTCKVGKIGLRKKFYGCSAYKNGCKQTFPERLLGKKLTEKTIRDLCTSGKTAEIKGFKAKSGKQFSAALRFVDGKIEFDFNAKNNEN, translated from the coding sequence ATGGGTAAAATTGCTATATTAGCTGAAAAGCCATCGCAGGCAAGAGCATATGCAGAAGCATTTAAAATTAAACATAAAGAGAAAACGTATATTGAGTTGGAGCCATGTTCTACATTTCCCGAGGGAGCAGTAATTAGTTGGGGAATTGGACATCTCGTCGAATTAAAGGAACCTAAAGAATATAAAAAGGAATGGGAGAAGTGGTCATTAGATTCGCTGCCGATTATTCTTGAAAAATATGAAGATAAAGTTGTTAGTAATATGTATGCACAGTTTAATGCGATTAAAAAAATCTTCCACGATCCTCAAGTGACAATGATTTATAATGGTTGCGATGCGGAACGTGAAGGTTCAAATATTTTTTATTCCATTTATAAAATGACGAAAGTAAAAAAGCCTGTCAAGCGTTTATGGATTAACTCTTTAGAGGTCGATGAAATTCGAAAAGGTTTTCAAAATATGCAAACGAATGAACGAGATTTGCTCATGTACCAAGAAGCGAAAACACGTCAAATTAGCGATTGGCTTGTTGGGATGAACTGTAGTCGTTTATATACACTATTGCTGCAAAAGAAAGGGTTTAATGGCAGCATTTCAATTGGGCGCGTGCAATCGCCTACAGTATATTTAATTTATAAAAGATTACAAGAAATCGAGAATTTTAAACCTGAGAACTTTTATGAAGTTGAAGGTCTATTTAAAGCCCAAAATGGCATGTATAAAGGGAAAGCAAAAATTAAATCAAAAGCGAGAGAAGAAGTAGAGCAATTATTGATGCATCACGGAATTCAGCCAATGGATAGTGGTCAAATTACGAATGTCTCCAATAAGACAAAGCGAATCCAGCCACCTAAATTGCATGCGTTATCCACTTTGCAAGCAACAGCAAATAAACGTTGGAAATATAGTCCTGCGCACGTGCTGAAGCTCACACAGTCGCTGTATGAGAAGAAGCTAGTTTCTTATCCTCGTACAGATTCGCAACTTATTACGCATAATGAATACGATTATTTAAAAGATTCCTTACAAAAATACCAACAACTTATTCAACAGTCATTTGCACCTGTTGTTAGAGCCCAAAATAAACGCTATGTTGACAGTTCTAATGTAGGGGAACACTATGCCATAATTCCAACAAAAAAGATCCCAACAGAAAAAGCGTTGCAATCGATGGGGGTCGATGAAAGAAATATTTATTTTGAAATTTTAAATACGACGCTTGCGATGTTTCATCAAGATTATGAATATGATGAAAAAACGATTTTAACAAATGTGAAAAATTTAGAATTTAAATCGGTAGGGAAAACGGAGCTTGTGAAAGGCTGGAAAACGCTTTTTTCTGCGGATAAGGAGCCTCAAAACCGTGAGGAGGCACTACCTGTTGTGACCCAAGGCGAAATAGTACAAAGCAAAGTCGATATTATTGAAGGCACGACAACTCCACCAAAGCCCTATACGGAAGGGCAGTTAATTACCATGATGAAAACATGTGGTAAATCGGTTGAAGATGAGACAGAAATTGAAATTTTAAATTCTGTTGAAGGTATTGGAACAGAGGCAACTCGAAGTGGTATTATCGAGACGATTAAAAAGCATGGATTTATCGAGGTAAAGAAAAATATTGTAAGCATCACACCTAAAGGAGAATTGCTATGCAGAGCGATTGAAGGAACTTTGCTTTCTAGTCCTTCGATGACAGCTAAATGGGAGATTTATTTGAAAAAAATAGGGCGTGGTGAAGGGTCAGCGAAACATTTTATCGATAACATTGGCAAATTTATTCATCAACTAATCGGTGAAGTGCCGAATAAAATTAACACGTTAACGATTGAAGCGGAGCAATTTGTAAAGCCAGTTGCGAAAGATATCGTTACATGTCCAACATGCAAAGTCGGCAAAATCGGTTTACGAAAAAAATTTTATGGCTGCTCAGCGTATAAAAATGGTTGTAAACAAACATTCCCAGAAAGATTATTAGGAAAAAAACTTACGGAAAAAACGATTAGAGATTTATGTACTAGTGGGAAAACTGCCGAAATTAAGGGGTTTAAAGCGAAGAGTGGAAAACAGTTTAGTGCTGCATTGCGTTTTGTTGATGGCAAAATTGAATTTGACTTTAATGCAAAAAATAATGAAAACTAG